In one Oncorhynchus clarkii lewisi isolate Uvic-CL-2024 unplaced genomic scaffold, UVic_Ocla_1.0 unplaced_contig_4439_pilon_pilon, whole genome shotgun sequence genomic region, the following are encoded:
- the LOC139396932 gene encoding platelet binding protein GspB-like has product MVPCTKEVLSQIVTMYRSEVADLECTSSVAEGSSYNSLEVCGFLDSVMSYLEDMPVSGSSWLEGLRDTPASVIEKLSSEEFQMNATNEADSMLQQSDEKTSEYTEATPKGSQSGLEVSEKKIWTTAKTIYHNVKTKMRNYFTWQNQVKATTAQAKKTLSHILVSIQKELSKSDQTVTALSQIENVVGMMLKDVERVSSECGEELIYQAPQRSSSSLSSSSARSKKSEWEFSLPGTPISSDLPESITQPIVRCSVIDMGKSTKPKALVCDARESMSAIVDTIIKEVHPEEEGEVAFHPDLTAAIARLEELISQGRIDALSRDLTHQVNRIISESNLTPLVLTVAAGKSASDTVLTELKRNDKTVGKPTAYKLVQLFAEESVKRLLLPSLVPSTASMSLAQGVSVPASVSEDRISCSFSTSAFSDTVSLFAKVMVSQVMDSVVSDAQSRGSSPTGTVTDIGSLLSGKSYPLPSFSAISMTTSGTSNAARGFEANIDAEERDTISCFGVPQSIVCDQNSTSPDVASLSTPSTDNLVGDDDFTGLISMLVVRLLSKIQTQTDLYPTDVTRTSQDLIPKVIAAFCAWSGCSETQAYPKNLKSHKVYSTVYKHLLKEFGSEKILQLAVSTQDSTFNRILVKSLSKELLHSCNEASRAASRTSFEATRPEALLMAEDVKATRGKLSFLQRLARLKFNLKPFMMGNKKNSRHSESKDQTTAEDIMLAHPATFGLPEGLPYTSQQEKPRKRPLIIRMFSTISIGLSKPFKRFSKQA; this is encoded by the exons ATGGTGCCCTGCACCAAAGAGGTCTTGTCCCAGATTGTGACCATGTATAGGTCAGAGGTGGCAGATTTGGAATGCACATCATCTGTTGCAGAGGGTTCCTCTTACAACTCCCTTGAAGTCTGTGGCTTTTTGGACAGTGTCATGTCTTATCTAGAAGACATGCCTGTGTCTGGTTCTTCATGGTTGGAAGGATTAAGAGATACTCCAGCCTCAGTCATTGAGAAACTCTCCAGTGAGGAGTTCCAGATGAACGCTACCAACGAA GCAGACTCTATGCTTCAACAGAGTGATGAGAAAACCTCAGAGTACACTGAGGCCACACCCAAAGGCTCACAGTCTGGTTTGGAAGTATCTGAGAAGAAGATCTGGACAACTGCAAAGACTATTTACCACAATGTGAAGACAAAGATGAGGAATTATTTTACATGGCAAAATCAAGTcaaagcaacaacggctcaagcCAAAAAGACCCTCAGCCATATTCTGGTTTCAATTCAGAAAGAGCTGTCAAAATCTGACCAAACGGTGACTGCGCTTTCACAAATAGAGAATGTGGTTGGAATGATGCTGAAGGATGTTGAAAGGGTAAGCAGTGAATGTGGTGAGGAACTGATCTATCAAGCGCCACAGCGTTCTTCCTCCTCGTTGTCATCCTCATCTGCCAGATCAAAGAAGTCAGAGTGGGAATTTTCACTCCCTGGCACTCCCATCTCTTCTGATTTACCAGAGAGTATTACTCAGCCCATTGTGAGATGCTCAGTCATCGACATGGGCAAATCTACTAAGCCAAAAGCATTGGTGTGTGATGCCAGGGAAAGCATGTCTGCAATAGTGGATACCATCATAAAGGAGGTACAtccagaggaagaaggggaggttGCATTCCACCCTGATCTAACAGCTGCAATAGCAAGACTGGAGGAGCTCATATCTCAGGGTAGGATTGATGCTCTCTCACGTGATCTTACTCACCAAGTCAACCGCATCATTTCTGAGAGCAACTTGACCCCTCTGGTTCTGACAGTGGCGGCTGGAAAGAGTGCATCCGATACAGTCCTTACTGAGCTGAAGAGGAATGACAAGACGGTGGGGAAGCCCACAGCTTACAAGCTGGTTCAGCTTTTTGCAGAGGAGTCTGTGAAGCGCCTCTTGCTTCCTAGCCTTGTGCCCTCTACAGCTTCAATGAGTTTGGCTCAGGGAGTTAGTGTGCCGGCTAGCGTATCTGAAGATAGGATTTCATGTTCTTTTTCTACATCAGCATTTAGTGACACAGTCAGCCTGTTTGCCAAAGTAATGGTAAGCCAGGTCATGGACTCTGTGGTTTCTGATGCACAAAGCAGAGGGTCATCTCCAACCGGAACTGTAACTGATATAGGCAGTCTACTGAGTGGTAAGTCCTACCCTCTGCCATCTTTCTCCGCCATCAGCATGACAACAAGTGGGACCTCCAATGCTGCACGAGGCTTTGAGGCCAACATAGATGCTGAGGAAAGGGATACCATCAGTTGTTTCGGTGTACCTCAGAGCATTGTTTGTGATCAGAATTCAACCAGCCCGGATGTTGCTTCGCTTTCAACCCCATCCACTGACAACTTAGTCGGTGATGATGACTTCACCGGCCTCATCAGCATGTTAGTGGTGAGACTTCTGTCAAAAATCCAAACCCAAACTGATCTGTACCCAACTGACGTCACACGCACGTCACAAGACCTGATTCCAAAAGTTATAGCTGCCTTCTGTGCATGGTCAGGCTGCTCTGAGACCCAAGCTTATCCCAAGAACCTGAAGAGTCACAAAGTATACAGCACCGTCTACAAACATCTGTTGAAGGAGTTTGGCTCAGAGAAAATACTCCAACTGGCCGTGTCGACTCAGGACTCCACTTTCAATAGGATTCTTGTGAAGTCATTGAGCAAGGAGCTTCTCCACAGTTGTAACGAGGCATCAAGAGCAGCCTCAAGAACATCTTTCGAAGCCACCAGGCCAGAAGCTCTTCTCATGGCTGAAGATGTGAAGGCTACCAGAGGGAAGCTGTCTTTCCTACAAAGGCTTGCCAGACTGAAATTCAACTTAAAG CCATTCATGATGGGAAACAAGAAGAATTCCCGCCATTCTGAATCCAAAGACCAGACTACTGCTGAAGATATCATGT TGGCACATCCTGCCACATTTGGACTCCCAGAGGGTCTTCCCTACACCTCTCAACAGGAGAAGCCTCGCAAACGTCCCCTTATAATCAGGATGTTTTCCACCATCTCCATAGGCCTATCCAAGCCATTCAAACGGTTTTCAAAGCAAGCTTAA